The following coding sequences lie in one Candidatus Paceibacterota bacterium genomic window:
- a CDS encoding ATP cone domain-containing protein → MHKSNIQIIKNTGEREFFDPEKLIDSLRDAGADKLVIEKVVKHIEDELHDGMTTRAIYDHAFQYLKKLQRPVAARYSLKKAIAELGPTGFPFEDYVARIFSSRGYKTLTDQMVLGSCVPHEVDIVAWNKEKLIMCEVKFHNETSPKTDLKVALYVKARFDDLKANIFDYGHERRLDEGWLITNTKFTETAIHYGECYGLKMVGWDYPKKGNLQQFIEDQELHPITCLTTLTSAEKTDLLANKIVLCRELLENHHHLFTHLPDAQKRLPEILEEINYLTGQK, encoded by the coding sequence ATGCATAAATCCAATATTCAAATCATCAAAAATACTGGCGAAAGGGAATTTTTTGATCCGGAAAAGCTAATTGACTCCTTGCGAGACGCCGGTGCCGACAAATTGGTGATTGAAAAAGTAGTGAAGCATATTGAAGATGAACTTCACGATGGTATGACTACGCGGGCTATTTATGATCACGCTTTTCAATATTTAAAAAAGCTCCAAAGGCCGGTAGCCGCCCGCTATTCGCTGAAAAAAGCTATTGCCGAGCTTGGACCAACCGGTTTTCCTTTTGAAGATTACGTGGCTAGAATTTTTAGCTCTCGGGGTTATAAAACCCTAACGGATCAAATGGTGCTGGGAAGCTGCGTCCCGCACGAAGTTGATATTGTGGCCTGGAACAAGGAGAAGCTCATCATGTGCGAAGTGAAATTCCATAATGAAACTAGTCCGAAGACTGATCTAAAAGTGGCTCTTTACGTGAAGGCTCGCTTTGACGATCTGAAAGCTAACATTTTTGATTACGGACACGAACGCCGGCTGGATGAAGGTTGGCTCATCACCAATACTAAATTCACTGAAACAGCTATTCACTATGGCGAGTGCTACGGTCTCAAAATGGTCGGCTGGGATTATCCGAAAAAGGGCAATCTTCAACAATTCATTGAAGACCAAGAGCTTCATCCCATTACCTGTCTCACCACTCTAACCTCCGCTGAAAAGACCGACCTTCTCGCTAACAAAATCGTCCTCTGCCGCGAACTCTTAGAAAATCACCATCATCTCTTTACGCACCTCCCCGACGCCCAAAAACGCCTCCCCGAAATTTTGGAGGAAATAAACTATCTGACAGGACAGAAGTAA
- a CDS encoding endonuclease NucS domain-containing protein — translation MANLFRITASNPEAYQHYIDTIERGFPLDSVTSFLDQDQIFALRNIYGDKLIRAWGATAGSGNIRTWHQLNIGDPILIYRKGNFEYYAFVTFKIHNKDLAKHLWRTNPQGETWEYVYFLDGLVEISVPLKIFNELMGFNEAFRPYGFAATESMRLNRIENKFGSVIDFLNYLREGKWVDKETQYPAEVKENIIKERLLRPIGNTTILEANLENLIVDKVSEIEPGLNLIGRQVDTKEVGRLDLLCEDKDKNLVVIELKRAAAGPSIIEQIQRYMGWAIKHRAQPGQRVRGIIIAGSKDTALEYAVSANPLMEVKTFNLSIQ, via the coding sequence ATGGCCAATTTATTTCGGATCACAGCTAGTAATCCAGAGGCTTACCAGCATTACATCGATACAATCGAGCGAGGTTTTCCGTTAGATTCAGTCACTAGTTTTCTTGACCAAGATCAAATCTTTGCATTAAGAAATATCTACGGTGATAAGCTAATTCGGGCTTGGGGTGCTACTGCAGGGTCTGGAAATATTCGAACTTGGCATCAACTTAATATTGGCGACCCCATTTTAATTTATCGAAAAGGCAATTTTGAATATTACGCTTTTGTAACTTTTAAAATCCACAATAAGGATTTGGCGAAACATTTGTGGCGCACCAATCCCCAGGGAGAAACCTGGGAATATGTTTACTTTTTAGATGGTCTGGTGGAAATTTCTGTTCCCCTCAAAATTTTTAATGAATTAATGGGATTTAACGAAGCTTTTCGACCATATGGGTTTGCCGCTACCGAATCAATGCGGTTAAATAGAATTGAAAATAAATTTGGATCAGTAATAGATTTTCTTAATTACCTTCGTGAAGGAAAATGGGTGGACAAAGAAACTCAGTATCCTGCTGAAGTCAAAGAAAATATTATAAAGGAGAGATTATTACGCCCTATTGGGAACACCACCATATTGGAAGCTAACCTCGAGAATCTGATTGTCGATAAGGTTAGTGAAATTGAACCCGGCCTCAATCTCATTGGAAGACAAGTAGATACTAAAGAAGTCGGCCGATTAGATCTGTTGTGTGAAGATAAGGATAAAAATCTGGTGGTCATCGAATTAAAAAGAGCGGCTGCTGGACCATCTATTATTGAACAGATTCAACGATATATGGGCTGGGCCATAAAGCACCGAGCACAACCTGGTCAGCGAGTGCGAGGCATCATTATAGCCGGATCAAAAGATACTGCCTTAGAATACGCCGTTAGTGCAAATCCTTTAATGGAAGTAAAGACTTTCAATTTGTCTATTCAGTAG